Proteins found in one Dendrosporobacter quercicolus genomic segment:
- the rplI gene encoding 50S ribosomal protein L9, whose amino-acid sequence MKVIILEEVKKLGKKGDVIEVSEGYARNFLLPRKLAVEATAVNVNSINQQKASEARKRQQAIDEAKLMAAQLSKLTVTISVKTGEGGKLFGSVTGKDIADALAEQHNIELDKRKIEIKDAIKGLGTYPVIIKVHPEITSRIEVHIIAG is encoded by the coding sequence GTGAAAGTGATTATACTGGAAGAAGTTAAGAAGCTTGGTAAAAAGGGCGATGTGATAGAAGTTTCCGAGGGTTATGCCCGAAATTTTTTACTGCCTAGAAAACTGGCTGTGGAAGCTACAGCAGTTAACGTAAATAGTATTAATCAGCAGAAGGCCTCGGAAGCGCGCAAGCGGCAGCAGGCAATTGACGAAGCAAAACTGATGGCGGCGCAGCTGAGTAAATTGACTGTTACAATTTCCGTCAAGACAGGCGAAGGCGGCAAGCTGTTTGGCTCAGTAACCGGAAAAGATATTGCCGATGCTTTGGCTGAGCAACATAATATTGAGCTGGATAAACGCAAGATTGAGATTAAGGATGCCATTAAGGGCCTTGGTACATATCCGGTTATTATTAAAGTTCACCCTGAGATAACTAGCCGGATAGAAGTTCACATTATCGCAGGTTAG